From a single Vicia villosa cultivar HV-30 ecotype Madison, WI unplaced genomic scaffold, Vvil1.0 ctg.002871F_1_1, whole genome shotgun sequence genomic region:
- the LOC131639955 gene encoding uncharacterized protein LOC131639955 yields MSFLTGSPKGSWQPIMTVKTNTQSYWINWRVLLCGIWVLFSIIFSSLLIWKYEKGLRNVEARNGSDSERERQEENSAVLYEDETWKPCLKGIHPTWLLAFRVFAFFVLLVLLAANAAVDGGSIFYYYTQWTFTSITFYFGLGSILSMHGCYRHHKKASGDNKVDNVDGDAEQGMYNVHILPQSSYASDQEKTLGGPEEVFVRQHAGTWGYVFQIIFQINAGAALLTDCVFWFVFVPFLTIKDYNLNFLIIIMHSINAVFLIGDTALNCLPFPWFRMGYFCLWTVTYVIFQWIVHSCINLWWPYPFLDLSSSFAPLWYFAVALLHIPCYGIFTLVMKLKHYVLSTRYPDSYQGAR; encoded by the exons ATGAGTTTTCTAACAGGCTCTCCAAAAGGCTCATGGCAACCCATTATGACAGTGAAGACAAATACTCAGAGTTATTGGATTAATTGGAGGGTTTTGCTTTGTGGAATTTGGGTTCTGTTTTCAATCATTTTCTCATCACTGCTTATATGGAAATATGAAAAAGGTTTGAGAAATGTTGAAGCAAGAAATGGTAGTGATAGTGAAAGGGAAAGACAAGAAGAGAATTCAGCAGTTTTGTATGAGGATGAAACTTGGAAGCCTTGTTTGAAAGGAATTCATCCTACTTGGCTTTTGGCTTTTAGAGTTTTTGCTTTTTTTGTTCTTTTGGTTCTTCTTGCTGCTAATGCTGCTGTTGATGGTGGAAGCATTTTCTATTATTATACTCA GTGGACATTTACTTCAATCACATTTTACTTTGGG TTAGGATCAATACTCTCCATGCATGGATGTTACCGACATCACAAGAAAGCCAGTGGCGATAATAAGGTTGATAATGTAGATGGAGATGCAGAGCAAGGAATGTATAATGTTCATATACTTCCACAAAGTTCTTATGCATCAGACCAAGAGAAAACTTTGGGAGGACCAGAAGAAGTTTTTGTTCGCCAACATGCTGGAACTTGGGGTTATGTTTTTCAAATTATATTCCAG ATAAATGCAGGTGCTGCATTGCTCACTGATTGTGTATTTTGGTTTGTATTTGTTCCATTTCTAACCATCAAAGATTACAATCTAAATTTT TTGATAATCATTATGCACTCAATCAATGCTGTTTTCCTCATTGGTGATACAGCTTTAAATTGCTTG cCTTTTCCTTGGTTTCGAATGGGATACTTCTGCTTATGGACAGTCACATATGTGATTTTCCAATGGATTGTTCATTCTTGCATTAATCTCTG GTGGCCTTATCCATTTCTTGACTTATCATCCTCATTTGCTCCACTATG GTACTTTGCTGTGGCATTACTGCATATTCCTTGCTATGGTATTTTCACTTTGGTAATGAAGCTGAAACATTATGTCTTGTCAACGCGCTACCCCGACTCATATCAAGGTGCCAGATGA
- the LOC131639953 gene encoding uncharacterized protein LOC131639953 isoform X2: MNGSPDPLDSFPRLRVRQSDATSRRSSFGADSELERYCSANSVMGTPNTSMSMCSAVTVFHDFSDLDFGSSRSFDDGNSRKNFRYGSSGLELYGDGDEGDDLGIDSSELIGNKRSEESDGKGNEGEVGGREIGIEMEEDEEFSDGDDSMFNYGSGCEGDNENEKEKNEFYSSRRVHLYEDKEVRNENPLFMNSSVAFGSHDLDDFLIENGLVSVEEDLFQNPRENDNRVEENEVSSRQKEEKNEVIVNDEVEETKNISDREALMEVRDRERNIPVACNEVQGADELVDCFKMDDLGLLPEEDPQESLNITDVGSEGKGNRHIDSDETGTSGDAQRENPELFSRVDVSSSNVSVHVGNVNGKSFENLKAIVLPSNGGTRKTLERISTSTNVLEKSHVISKIEDSELNEFYDEVVQDMEEILLESRDSNAARFSMGNRMLDPLVSMPSRDGGLTASTSGADDAYLLVQRPRRIDRIEVVGARQKTGDVSFSERLVGVKEYTVYKIKVWSGKDQWEVEKRYRDFLTLHRCMKTLFNEQGWTLPLPWSSVEKESKIFRSASLDIIAKRSVLIQECLQSILSSRFFSSPPRALVWFLSPEDSHLSSPVSNSPVSLSSFTRGENIQNFSTWGKTISLIVEIPSNKSTRQLLEAQHHRCAGCHKHFDDGNTSIWDFVQTFGWGKPRLCEYTGQLFCSSCHTNETAVLPARVLHHWDFTHYPVSQLAKSYLDSIHEHPMLCVTAVNPFLLSKVPALLHVMNVRKRIGTMLPYVRCPFRRSINRGVGNRRYLLESNDFFALRDLIDLSKGVFAALPVMVETVSRKILEHITDQCLVCCDVGNPCSARQDCSDPSSLIFPFQSGSLLIY; this comes from the exons ATGAACGGATCTCCGGATCCGTTGGATTCCTTTCCCCGTCTCCGTGTTCGCCAATCGGACGCCACGTCTCGCCGTTCATCCTTCGGCGCCGATTCCGAGTTGGAACGGTACTGTAGCGCTAACTCGGTGATGGGAACACCGAACACCAGTATGAGCATGTGCAGTGCTGTAACCGTTTTTCATGATTTCTCTGATTTGGATTTCGGTTCTTCCAGAAGCTTCGATGATGGAAATAGTCGGAAGAATTTTAGGTATGGTTCGAGTGGATTGGAATTGTACGGTGACGGTGACGAAGGTGATGATCTAGGGATTGATTCGTCGGAGTTGATTGGGAATAAACGGAGTGAGGAATCTGATGGGAAGGGAAATGAGGGTGAAGTTGGGGGAAGAGAGATTGGGATTGAGATGGAAGAGGATGAGGAGTTTTCGGACGGTGACGATTCTATGTTTAACTATGGGAGTGGATGTGAGGGGGATAATGAGAATGAGAAGGAGAAGAATGAGTTTTATTCTTCGAGGAGGGTTCATTTATATGAGGATAAGGAAGTTCGAAATGAGAATCCGTTGTTTATGAATTCTTCTGTTGCTTTTGGTTCGCACGATTTGGATGATTTTTTGATTGAAAACGGTTTGGTTTCTGTAGAGGAAGATCTGTTTCAGAATCCGCGAGAAAATGataatcgagttgaagagaatgaggtAAGTTCTCGTCAAAAAGAGGAAAAGAACGAGGTCATTGTTAATGATGAAGTTgaagaaacaaaaaatattagtgatcGAGAAGCTTTAATGGAGGTAAGGGATAGGGAGAGGAACATTCCAGTTGCTTGTAATGAAGTTCAAGGTGCTGACGAATTGGTTGATTGTTTCAAAATGGATGATTTGGGTCTGTTGCCAGAAGAAGATCCTCAGGAGAGTTTGAATATCACCGATGTTGGAAGTGAGGGAAAAGGTAATCGACATATTGATAGTGATGAAACTGGAACCTCTGGTGATGCTCAAAGGGAAAATCCGGAGTTGTTTAGTAGAGTTGATGTAAGTTCTTCAAATGTATCTGTTCATGTAGGGAATGTGAATGGAAAATCATTTGAGAACCTTAAAGCAATTGTGCTGCCATCAAATGGTGGAACGAGGAAAACATTAGAGAGGATTTCCACTTCAACAAATGTATTAGAAAAAAGTCATGTGATATCTAAG ATAGAGGACTCTGAGCTAAATGAATTCTATGACGAGGTTGTTCAGGACATGGAAGAAATTTTACTTGAGTCCAGGGATTCTAACGCTGCTAGGTTTTCCATGGGTAACAGAATGCTTGATCCACTAGTGTCTATGCCTTCAAGAGATGGTGGGTTGACCGCTTCTACTTCTGGTGCAGATGATGCTTATCTGCTTGTTCAGCGCCCAAGAAGAATAGATAGGATTGAAGTGGTAGGTGCAAGGCAGAAAACAGGGGATGTTTCTTTTAGTGAAAGATTGGTTGGGGTGAAGGAATACACtgtttataaaataaaagtgTGGAGTGGCAAGGATCAGTGGGAGGTTGAAAAGCGGTACCGTGATTTCTTGACTCTTCACCGTTGTATGAAAACCTTATTTAACGAGCAAGGCTGGACTTTACCTTTGCCTTGGTCTTCTGTTGAAAAGGAATCAAAGATATTTAGAAGTGCATCTCTTGATATTATTGCGAAGAGAAGTGTTCTCATTCAAGAATGTCTACAGTCTATTCTCTCTTCCAGGTTCTTCTCAAGTCCTCCAAGAGCACTGGTTTGGTTTTTATCCCCTGAAGATTCACATCTTAGTTCACCTGTGTCCAACTCTCCAGTGTCTCTGTCTTCTTTTACAAGAGGAGAAAACATTCAAAACTTTTCCACTTGGGGGAAGACCATATCACTTATTGTTGAAATTCCATCAAATAAATCAACGAGACAGCTGTTAGAAGCCCAACATCACAGATGCGCTGGATGCCATAAGCATTTTGATGATGGAAATACCTCAATTTGGGATTTTGTACAAACATTTGGATGGGGGAAGCCTCGACTATGTGAATATACTGGTCAACTGTTCTGTTCTTCTTGCCATACAAATGAGACTGCAGTCTTGCCAGCAAGGGTTTTACATCATTGGGATTTCACTCATTATCCTGTATCTCAGCTGGCAAAGTCATATCTGGATTCTATTCATGAACAT CCCATGCTATGTGTCACTGCCGTTAATCCCTTCCTTTTGTCAAAGGTCCCTGCGTTGCTTCATGTTATGAATGTCAGGAAAAGGATAGGAACAATGCTTCCATATGTTCGCTGCCCATTCCGGAGATCTATCAACAGAGGTGTTGGAAATCGGAGATATCTTCTTGAAAGCAATGATTTTTTTGCTCTTAGAGATTTGATTGATCTTTCCAAAGGAGTCTTTGCAG CACTTCCTGTGATGGTGGAAACTGTGTCGAGGAAAATCTTGGAGCACATTACTGATCAATGCCTTGTATGTTGTGATGTGGGAAACCCGTGTAGTGCCCGACAAGATTGCAGTGACCCATCTTCCCTCATTTTTCCATTTCAG TCTGGAAGTCTTTTGATCTATTGA
- the LOC131639953 gene encoding uncharacterized protein LOC131639953 isoform X1 → MNGSPDPLDSFPRLRVRQSDATSRRSSFGADSELERYCSANSVMGTPNTSMSMCSAVTVFHDFSDLDFGSSRSFDDGNSRKNFRYGSSGLELYGDGDEGDDLGIDSSELIGNKRSEESDGKGNEGEVGGREIGIEMEEDEEFSDGDDSMFNYGSGCEGDNENEKEKNEFYSSRRVHLYEDKEVRNENPLFMNSSVAFGSHDLDDFLIENGLVSVEEDLFQNPRENDNRVEENEVSSRQKEEKNEVIVNDEVEETKNISDREALMEVRDRERNIPVACNEVQGADELVDCFKMDDLGLLPEEDPQESLNITDVGSEGKGNRHIDSDETGTSGDAQRENPELFSRVDVSSSNVSVHVGNVNGKSFENLKAIVLPSNGGTRKTLERISTSTNVLEKSHVISKIEDSELNEFYDEVVQDMEEILLESRDSNAARFSMGNRMLDPLVSMPSRDGGLTASTSGADDAYLLVQRPRRIDRIEVVGARQKTGDVSFSERLVGVKEYTVYKIKVWSGKDQWEVEKRYRDFLTLHRCMKTLFNEQGWTLPLPWSSVEKESKIFRSASLDIIAKRSVLIQECLQSILSSRFFSSPPRALVWFLSPEDSHLSSPVSNSPVSLSSFTRGENIQNFSTWGKTISLIVEIPSNKSTRQLLEAQHHRCAGCHKHFDDGNTSIWDFVQTFGWGKPRLCEYTGQLFCSSCHTNETAVLPARVLHHWDFTHYPVSQLAKSYLDSIHEHPMLCVTAVNPFLLSKVPALLHVMNVRKRIGTMLPYVRCPFRRSINRGVGNRRYLLESNDFFALRDLIDLSKGVFAALPVMVETVSRKILEHITDQCLVCCDVGNPCSARQDCSDPSSLIFPFQEDDIERCKSCQSVFHKPCFKKLVSCPCGEQLRLNKTRSLSNRASQWGGLGKGLSSGLSPKFLSGLFSKEKTREQQGENIILMGSLPSNSL, encoded by the exons ATGAACGGATCTCCGGATCCGTTGGATTCCTTTCCCCGTCTCCGTGTTCGCCAATCGGACGCCACGTCTCGCCGTTCATCCTTCGGCGCCGATTCCGAGTTGGAACGGTACTGTAGCGCTAACTCGGTGATGGGAACACCGAACACCAGTATGAGCATGTGCAGTGCTGTAACCGTTTTTCATGATTTCTCTGATTTGGATTTCGGTTCTTCCAGAAGCTTCGATGATGGAAATAGTCGGAAGAATTTTAGGTATGGTTCGAGTGGATTGGAATTGTACGGTGACGGTGACGAAGGTGATGATCTAGGGATTGATTCGTCGGAGTTGATTGGGAATAAACGGAGTGAGGAATCTGATGGGAAGGGAAATGAGGGTGAAGTTGGGGGAAGAGAGATTGGGATTGAGATGGAAGAGGATGAGGAGTTTTCGGACGGTGACGATTCTATGTTTAACTATGGGAGTGGATGTGAGGGGGATAATGAGAATGAGAAGGAGAAGAATGAGTTTTATTCTTCGAGGAGGGTTCATTTATATGAGGATAAGGAAGTTCGAAATGAGAATCCGTTGTTTATGAATTCTTCTGTTGCTTTTGGTTCGCACGATTTGGATGATTTTTTGATTGAAAACGGTTTGGTTTCTGTAGAGGAAGATCTGTTTCAGAATCCGCGAGAAAATGataatcgagttgaagagaatgaggtAAGTTCTCGTCAAAAAGAGGAAAAGAACGAGGTCATTGTTAATGATGAAGTTgaagaaacaaaaaatattagtgatcGAGAAGCTTTAATGGAGGTAAGGGATAGGGAGAGGAACATTCCAGTTGCTTGTAATGAAGTTCAAGGTGCTGACGAATTGGTTGATTGTTTCAAAATGGATGATTTGGGTCTGTTGCCAGAAGAAGATCCTCAGGAGAGTTTGAATATCACCGATGTTGGAAGTGAGGGAAAAGGTAATCGACATATTGATAGTGATGAAACTGGAACCTCTGGTGATGCTCAAAGGGAAAATCCGGAGTTGTTTAGTAGAGTTGATGTAAGTTCTTCAAATGTATCTGTTCATGTAGGGAATGTGAATGGAAAATCATTTGAGAACCTTAAAGCAATTGTGCTGCCATCAAATGGTGGAACGAGGAAAACATTAGAGAGGATTTCCACTTCAACAAATGTATTAGAAAAAAGTCATGTGATATCTAAG ATAGAGGACTCTGAGCTAAATGAATTCTATGACGAGGTTGTTCAGGACATGGAAGAAATTTTACTTGAGTCCAGGGATTCTAACGCTGCTAGGTTTTCCATGGGTAACAGAATGCTTGATCCACTAGTGTCTATGCCTTCAAGAGATGGTGGGTTGACCGCTTCTACTTCTGGTGCAGATGATGCTTATCTGCTTGTTCAGCGCCCAAGAAGAATAGATAGGATTGAAGTGGTAGGTGCAAGGCAGAAAACAGGGGATGTTTCTTTTAGTGAAAGATTGGTTGGGGTGAAGGAATACACtgtttataaaataaaagtgTGGAGTGGCAAGGATCAGTGGGAGGTTGAAAAGCGGTACCGTGATTTCTTGACTCTTCACCGTTGTATGAAAACCTTATTTAACGAGCAAGGCTGGACTTTACCTTTGCCTTGGTCTTCTGTTGAAAAGGAATCAAAGATATTTAGAAGTGCATCTCTTGATATTATTGCGAAGAGAAGTGTTCTCATTCAAGAATGTCTACAGTCTATTCTCTCTTCCAGGTTCTTCTCAAGTCCTCCAAGAGCACTGGTTTGGTTTTTATCCCCTGAAGATTCACATCTTAGTTCACCTGTGTCCAACTCTCCAGTGTCTCTGTCTTCTTTTACAAGAGGAGAAAACATTCAAAACTTTTCCACTTGGGGGAAGACCATATCACTTATTGTTGAAATTCCATCAAATAAATCAACGAGACAGCTGTTAGAAGCCCAACATCACAGATGCGCTGGATGCCATAAGCATTTTGATGATGGAAATACCTCAATTTGGGATTTTGTACAAACATTTGGATGGGGGAAGCCTCGACTATGTGAATATACTGGTCAACTGTTCTGTTCTTCTTGCCATACAAATGAGACTGCAGTCTTGCCAGCAAGGGTTTTACATCATTGGGATTTCACTCATTATCCTGTATCTCAGCTGGCAAAGTCATATCTGGATTCTATTCATGAACAT CCCATGCTATGTGTCACTGCCGTTAATCCCTTCCTTTTGTCAAAGGTCCCTGCGTTGCTTCATGTTATGAATGTCAGGAAAAGGATAGGAACAATGCTTCCATATGTTCGCTGCCCATTCCGGAGATCTATCAACAGAGGTGTTGGAAATCGGAGATATCTTCTTGAAAGCAATGATTTTTTTGCTCTTAGAGATTTGATTGATCTTTCCAAAGGAGTCTTTGCAG CACTTCCTGTGATGGTGGAAACTGTGTCGAGGAAAATCTTGGAGCACATTACTGATCAATGCCTTGTATGTTGTGATGTGGGAAACCCGTGTAGTGCCCGACAAGATTGCAGTGACCCATCTTCCCTCATTTTTCCATTTCAG GAAGACGATATTGAAAGGTGCAAATCTTGTCAGTCTGTTTTCCATAAGCCTTGCTTTAAAAAGCTTGTAAGTTGTCCTTGTGGGGAACAGCTCAGACTGAACAAGACAAGAAGTTTAAGTAACAGAGCAAGCCAATGGGGAGGTTTAGGCAAGGGACTGAGTTCAGGGTTGTCCCCTAAGTTTCTTTCTGGattattttcaaaagaaaaaactaGGGAGCAGCAAGGTGAAAATATCATCTTAATGGGTTCCTTACCAAGCAATTCTTTGTGA